ttttatcTTGCACGTTGGCACTTAATGTCAGAGGTTTCTCAGGACTGGCAAATGTACATTTTTGGTTGTGGTTTTGAGTTGTTCAGTGACTttaaaggaacacacacacgtacacatggACATTACCCCCTTGACTTTCtcttattctttattttcttttgtcttggGGGCGGGGTAATGTCTTTCTCAGTCATTCCTcctctgaacacaaacacacatgcaagcttCGTCTTCTCCCTCCCATCTTCTCTCTTGGTTGAAACTGTCGCCTCCAGGTGGTTGGGAGCGGTAACTGCGCTGTGCTTTGGTAGGGAGCTGCAGACACTTAGAGCCCACAGGTTTGAGGATTGTGTAGAGACAAAACCAGCATTGTAAGAAACACTTTAAGCCctatgaatttatttttcttttgtttttctttttttgtttcttttaaagcaCAGATGGAATGCTCCCCTAATAGTGCATAGCTGGCTCTGTAAAGACAACATTTAAGAattgtatatttaaaaatatgaacGTGTAAAATTTAAGAGAAACACACGCCTTTGTTGTTGGGTACAGAAGGAGCCAGGTGTTCATATTTCTTGtgtgtaggtttttttttctttattttgcgTTCCTGATGTACCATTGacgatttttttctgttacatttggattttttttcttttcaaaactaACTGCATTGGTTTTGTCTTGTTAAAAAGTGCAGTACAAAGATGACCTGCAGAATCACACCTTAATTTGATCTTTTCCAGTTTAAAATCCTCAGTGTAGCAGCAGTGTACGACAACTATTCCTGTATATTGCCTTTTTGCTGGAAAATGTATGTTGAATAAAATtttctataaaaacaaaaacattattctgCGGCTTGTCCATGCCAGTGTTTGACTGGGACGAAATTctgttaaaggaataatttaacattttgggaaatgcactttCTCAGAGAGTTGGATGataagattgataccactcttgtgtctgtatgttaaaTTCAAGGTTGCAGCCAGCAGccgcttagcttagcttagcataaagattgaAAACAACTAGCCTgactgtccaaaggtaacaaatgtttgtttaatctgtacaaaatctGAAGCATAGAAACAACAATTTGCTGCTGTATTTGTTATGTGCCCTTCTTTTTCTTGGCCAGGACCACTACcttcctggagtctctgctggttgcaTGGCAACTGCTCAGGGCTAAGATATAGGCTAGTTGtgtgtgctaagctaagctagcctCTTGCAGGCTGTGGCCATGTATTTGAGCACAACAGTGGTATTGATCTACTTCATCTAACTCTAAGCCAGAAAGCTAATTAGCATGTTTCCCATAATGTggaactgtttctttaagatTTAAAATTGTTTTCGACCTAGGACTTGTTATCTTACTTTGGGGATGACTGAGAATCATCAGCAACATCTAAAACTTGTCTACGTTTTCACAGACTGCAGAACTTTACAGTGTGTTTCACCAGTACATTTTCCCTGTGAGGTCCAGGTCCagacacaaaacatcagaaCCTGGAGCTGACAGTGATGAATGCACATTGTTGTTGCCTGTCAATCGAGATGACATTATAACCCTGTGGTGACATTAGTTTTGACAACAAGCTCTTGTGCAGTTACAGCTCAGTGCTTTGTGGAAACCAAACTTAACCAACAGGTCAGTGGTTCggccctgacctctgacctctgtagaggcgaaaaacaagaaaaaaaaaacaagcacagcagGATACCACATATCGTCTATATAGTCTACTTTTATTAGAGAAATAATGCTATAAAATAGTTAATAATAGTACATAACAGATAACAGAGGCATACTCAGTTTCATCCAGGAGGACAATGTGAGAGGAGGTGAAGATTTACATCCCTCACAACAACATTTTGCCTGTTTTACATACTGTTATTGTATAATAAAGCGGAAAAACAATTTGAAACAAAAGCtatcagacaaaaacatatttctctttgaTGATCAAAAAAAGggttttaaatattcaaacaagTCAGCTTTTGACACCACAAGTGTCAAAAGCTGACTGCATAGTGTACACTTGTATTGCTTTAATTTTGCATTGTCTTTAGCATTGCAGCAAAAACACATGGAGAAATCTTTGTTTGGAGGTAAAGATTCTAGTGATctaaacaaatgtcaacaatgTATTTACACATGGCTGGTACTGTACATAATGTATGCTTTTCTTTGAACTTAACACTCGCTAGAATTGCCCTTCGTCCCTTCATGCAAGAATTATACGAGTAATTTTACATCTGACAACATGTAAATATAACAAAATGAGCCACATCGGTCTCATTTTATTCTAAGCTGTTTAATTTCTGATTAAAAATAACAGATTTATTGTGCAATAACCGCAGACAAGaaaatgtgcttgtttttgctctctgctctgatctgatgtgttgtgtttgcttgttttacaGTGCTGTCAATTATGCAAATGTTGTGACGATACCTTCGAATGGACAAGTGGTCTGTTTGAGCTGCAAATGCACACTCCCTTGAAACGTGAACTATTTGACAGAGTCTATATACAAGCcttcatttcaaacaaatgtGAACGCAAAAGAGTCTGAGTAGTATAATAGAGAAAGTTTTTTCTGCTGGAAATGGGACAAAAATATAACGGCTCCCAAAAAGTGCATAGAGTCTTTGATAAACTCTCACCAGAGCTTTAAAAGTGAGCAAATAATATTTAAGCTCTGACAACACAATCACTCCTAGTCTGTTTGCTAATAATGTAAAGTAATGAGGAACTCATTCATGCTTGATTTCACCTCGGCTAAGGTAATGGCTCATCCATAGAAGTATGCTACATTTGAACTGTgacttttgcttgtttttttgttttttttgttttttttgtttgtttttttttgtttgtttgtttttttttttgtttgtttgtttgtttgttttaccaggagacccaaacacagacaaaggtAACAGGATGTTAATGATCATTTCTATGGATCCATTTCTGCCTTCATGATCGtcatttacaacattttttcTTCTCAACATGCAGGACTCTGTTGCAGCGAGGGCATGTGTGGTACGCGTCCTTGAAGTTTTTCACGAAAAATGGAATCAGGCAGCAGCACAGGACtaacctgcaacacacacacacacacatttagtgtCATGCAGCCTTGTTTTGACCAGTATGCAGTTGTAGTTTTGATCATTGTTTGtacattttatgaaaataaatcagtaatgATTATGAAGATACATATGTCTGTCTCACATTTTCAAAAGTATTTTTTGATGCTGATCCAAACCAACCAAGCTAATGAGCTTCTATCCTTACACCTTCACTTTGAAttaggaaaacacaaacatgttttaagtATTGTTTTTAACTTACTGTGAAACTACCTATTGTGATTATTTGtaataacttgtttttttttcccctgaggcCTCCAACCAGGTTAATGTGGCCATGCCAATCGGCCTGACTATGACCACCACCCTGaaccacacactcacccacagcAGATGAAGAGTAAGCACATCAGCCAGGCGTACGTCCCAGCTTTGTAGGTGACATTGGTCATGACCTGCTGCTGGCAGGAGGTGCAGGTCGTCATGCCGGGAGTTCTCCCCAGCGCCGTGTCGTAGCTCACAAACTTTCTTCTGCCATCTCCAGATTCGAGGCCTGAACCGACGCCGCCTCCTCCACTTGTGTAAACTGttggaaggagaggaggatgagacaggaaaggaaagaggggaggaaacaggaaacaagaaaGTTAATTAACACTGTGCTATTATAAAGTGTTAGCTAAGGTTTTTTGTCTATTAACATAAGGTGTGAGATTACCAGTGGGCTCCTGTGAGGTGGGAGGGGTGAAGGGGGTGTGTACGTGGTAAACCTTCACTCCATCGCCCTGACCTTCAACTGGACcagaggaggacaaaaaaaagaaggaaggaagggaggagagacagaagcaaGATGGAGTTAATGAGCCAATCTGATGATCATAACgacgatgtgtgtgtgcatgtgtgtgtttgggctcaCCTGGTATGATGTAGGGAGGAGGTTCTTTGTTTCCATCTGCACTCATTttgctacagagagagagagagagagagcagagacaggaaatgactgTTATGATGATTGTTCTTCATTAGCAGTAAAGACAAAGTAACAATAATTTCCCAAACCCCCCTTGAGACAAATGCTGCTCATTGCCACTAGATGGAGTCAAAGTCTGACTGATGGAGCTAAAAACATCTGTCAGGCTCTGATGGAAAAGTCTGTCGTCACACATTTAGCCTGAGTATGAAGCAGTTGTCAGCCCAGGTACTAAAGTGTGTGGATGTTTCCTGTCATCCACCCCCCTGGGGAGATATACCTGGGTGTGACTCTGTCTTCAGCATGATGATGGGCCTGTTTCAGGTGTGGTCACTCacatacaggtttttttttttttttaagcctctttgttcacacagaaaaaccCGCAAGACTTATGCACGCAGAAAAAACACAgggaatttttttaaaaaatttgttATACTTAGAATACGGTTTATCAGAAAAGTCATTGTACTTCAATGAACAACCCAACCCCTCTCATTTCTAGAAGAAATCATTCTCCAGTTTTGGTCATGCTTCATCAGTAATCACCCATCACAATCCACAACTTTTACTGAACTGAATACAAGATATGTGAAAATGCACCATTTATGTATGAAGCAGCACCAGTAAGTATTGTTGGGTTTGTATTAGCTGTTACTTAATACAGCTCTGAATATGTTGGATTACATTTATGCATTGTTCCTATAAATCCCCtgatgtatgtaaatgtaaaaatggaaATCTACAGTATAAGTCCAGCAGGCTCTTTGTTATGGCTGCTTCTGAAGAAGCTGCCACACCTTGATTTAAGCGTACCTGccaaaaagttaaagaaatcttggacatatatttaaaacacagaactatgtaaataaactgtaaatagGCTAAATCCTTTGTATGTCAAAGGTCAGCGTGCTCATTGTCTGCGGTTGCTTCCTACTCACTCTGGCATGCAGATCCTATGTCAATGTATGCTACATTtctgtgaccaaaccacacctctgGCATGTAAAAAATGTTTCTCGAGGCTCCTCTGGCTAAACCAAAGAAGAATGTGAGCCGTGAAGAAAAGATAGATCATCCACAAAAAGCATCGAAAACAGAGAACAGGCAGCAGTTAAGATAAACACGAATTCAGTTTGATCAAAAGTCAAATGAAGGGTTAGAAGACTGTGATCGTCCTGTCCTGGAGAATGATTTTTACAGTACTTACTATATTATACAAACTGCTCCCATATCAACAGCTCGGTAACCTCACACTTTAACACGGGCTGTTCCTCAGACAGAGCATGTTTAATTTAGTTTGTTGTGACCAAAGAGGACATTACATAATTTCCTGGAGACttatcctaaccctaacattTGCCCTAAAATTTAATGATTTatgcgaacacacacacacacacgctaactTGACCATCCTCTCTGCATATGCAGCTCAGTTACATCACTACAGTAGCCTGGTGGACTCTCCTCCAGCCATTCATTACATGCACTGAGGTGTATCCAGAGTGTGTCACTTGCCATCGCAGTTTGGATTCCCAGAAGATGACAAACTGCTTTGTCattgtgtcacacacacacacacacacacacacacacacagaggggctGCCCACCCATATGATGGTACAGGAATGTGACCGAGCTGCatgcttctctctgtgtcacagactgAGGGTGTGTTGGCCAAACCAGCCGCAGAATAAACCCATCTGAAATCTGTCAAGTTGGTTTATCTCAGGAAGAAAAAACTGACATAATGTGTGAATGacagttttccttttaaaaGCGGTGGCTGTACATTTGTATGAAAATaagtaagattaaaaaaaagacttcactCCAAAAACCATCTGACATTTGACAGTTCATTTCCTTGAGCCTGATTCTTGGCAGCAACCAGTGTGTCTGTTCTGACAAAGAGCTACAGTGCTGATCTCTGATAACTGGTTGCTCTGTCACTCGCTGGCACCGAGTCAGCTGGAGTGAATTTAATTGGAAAACTTGGGTGTGTTGGGTTCAGGTTTGTCAAGGagtcctgtttttctttttcttgaggAGTAtgcttgtttaaaatgttttctttgttttgttgtttttaaatttaagttttaaaaaatcagaGGCCTGGAGAAGCACTGCATTGTGGTTACAGCAGCCatgatttaaaatatgtataaaagaaaaaaagagatgaaaaaccACATGGCTATCAAAAATACTGAATGATGTAAATAGATGGACAGACAAGAACTGAAATGGAAGAAAATCATAGAGGAATAGACAGATTACATAGAAGAATAAATTCCAAacaaatgtgggaaaaaaatatgtagacaaacagacagataaatagATCCAAAACCCAAAATAGATACAATGCTGACGTTTCTGTCCTCATACAGGACGTGATGCTGCTGATGGAGGCAGCAACTGGGTGTGGTTTCCAAAAGCATACATATGTCACATTGCAGAGATATTTTAAAAGGACAGTGGGTGAAAGTTAGAGACTATCCAATCAAACAAAACACCCTCTGTAAGACTTGACTGAGGCACGTGACCTCAGCTCAGACAGCGTTCACTCTCTGAAGCTTTATTACTGAGGCAGGTGCCTGGGATGGATTAATGGAGGAAGAAATAAGTGAGACTGATTGAGAAAAACTTCTGTTCAGTAACCAGGCAGACTTTTAGGTGATTTCTAAGAGCCCTGTTTTACCATATCAGCTGTGATTTAACAGAGGATTATCTGCGATCTGATCTGTTGAGCTCAGTGAAACTCACTCTTTCTGATGCTAAGCAAGCTGATTTTTTGTTTGGACAACTGAACAGTTAGGTGTGGCCTTACTGTATGAACATCTGTGCTGGTCAAACCTGACTCTGACTCTCTTGAGTTGAGGGAAGAATGTTTAAATGACCACCTGACAAAGAAGGGGGTAATTTAAAAGTGGACATTACCCAAGTAATCACTTCTCACTGCAGTCAGAGCGATTTTCAGTCTGACCTCATTTCTAATCTCAACCAAAACGCTCGGGAAACCTCCTCAAAACAAAGGCTCACCCCGCAATCCTGTCTTTAGCTTAGATTAAATGGGAAGTAATTCAGTCCAAATATGCACTGTAGTGAATACAAATACCATCAAAAGGACATATTGCATCTCTACACTATTTTTTAGAATTTTACATATGCGTGACTGGGCTGATGTGCACGAGCAGTAAAAccaataaagaaaacagatttcATCCATAGTATTTCTCACTGTTACTACTGTTATTATTCCTACAACATTTTAGTACTGTTACAACTAACataactgctgctgtaaaactaCTGGTACTACCATCCTTAGTACTAAAATTACTAATACCAATCCACTTGAGTCTGCCATCAAGACGCAAACTGCCTAAGAAACAGCATTACAACAGCACCCACACAcccagaaaaacattttactaGAAATAACTAGGAGCTTAAGCCTTGTTGTTAGTTGTTAGTTTAGCTGAATGGCACGTTCACTCTAAACCCCTAAAAAGTCAAAGTCACAGAACAAGAGCGGGACTTTTATTACAGCTTCTTGCGCCCTGGGCTGCACACATGGCTGTACATGTCAATCAAAACCTCAAACACCAAattcacaataaataaaaaaaacaagcaaacaaacagagagcTTTATAAAGAGGAGGCGAACGACATGAAAAAGGagcaataaacaacaaaaaatgtagATTACTTTCTGGCTGAAATGTACCTCCAGTCTGAGCTGGGGCCTATAAAACCTGTTGTGTCTGTTGTCACGTTGCAGCAGTAAAACGACAACAGATTTAGGTCACAAAAATTTCTCCAACAGAGATTTGATGTGAGATAAAAAGGAAGCTAGGGATGAATATTCCACCCTTGAGAAACAAAATATATCTTTTTTGggctgtgtttttcctttgttgtctgTGCTTTTTGATGATTGACCATGTTCTCCAGCCTGAGCATTTAACTCATTGTTGATTTGCTTCTCAGTTTGTCTTCTCTGTGCAGAGAGACTTGGCTTGACTAAATCTGAATCTTCACTTCTGCAGTGTAAAATCAAATCGTCTCTCCACACATCACGTCTTACCTTGGTGAGGTGCTGCAGTCAGTGGGCAGAGATGAGTGTCCGCTGCTGCTGATGTAGAGTCCAGACACGTTGTAGCTGAGACattcacctgtctcacctgtacCTCTGCAAGCCTCTCCCTGGACACGCCCACAGCCACGCCCTCTCTGACAAAGACGTGAATATACTGCAGGAATGAGTCACTCTGTGGTTTAGGTGTAACTTTCAAAAACTGTACTGGCCCTCTTTTTTAACTTGTTCTTTGTTTCTTGGAGATTATAtagggagtgtgtgtatgttactCTGTTAAGTGAGAATAAcctgtttccctcctgctgCCCTGTCTTCCTAAAGCAGACTGTTTGACCAAACACAGACTCGACGTGATCATAGTTTTTTGACCTTTAATGTGACTGGAAGCCCATCGACAAAGTTTGAGCAACAAAGGTTTACACAACAACACGCACTTAAAATTTGACCATTAACCTAAAATATGACAAGAATTCAGTGCAGTTTCCAAGAATGTTTTTCATGTCTGCACAGAACAGCCGCCAAAAAACTTGGACCTTGATGATTCTGTATTTGTTAAAAAAGAGTAAATGTCAGGATGCATTATTGCCTTTAAATCAGATGTTAACAGCTGAATTATAGTTGAACAATAACATGGACAAACAAGACTTATAAAGAAAATATGGATAGAAAtagaatttttcttttccatgatccagaacagaaacagatgggcccaaacacacacaaagaagaaaagaagactTCTGAGCTGTTACGTGTAGTTTTGTGTAAAATTATGTCACAGTAAAATCTGTACGAAAGACAGTAAAGACTGAAGTCTCTCTGTCATTAAATACTATCAGATCATGTAAATTTCGCaagtttatgttttgtgttctgACTCATTAAAGTATGATTAAGGAAAACCactaatttaaaacaaaagtttgatattttgggaaacatATGATTATGTTCTTTTCCTGCTGAGagatagatgagaagattgacaccactctcacatctgtctgttaaatgtaAGGCTACATCCAacagcctgttagcttagcttaatgACCAGAAACATGAGGAAACAGCTCGTCTGGCCCCgtccaaaggaaacaaaatctgCCAATCGACAGCTCTGAGGCTCACAAATAAATTAAGTTTGATCTCACTGGGTTAATCAGTGCgaaaatttgtttgtttgtttgttttgttctgttttttttttttttttttttggagggttatatgttttttttttttgggggggggcttGGACCAGTTTCTCTGGGCAACTAGTGGTAACAAGCAAGACACTGGTTGCGATCAAGAAGCTGCTTCCACACTTGAGTTTTTGTACAGACCAAACAAATAAGATTTAAtggtttcctcctgtttccagtctttgcgCAAAGCGAAGCTAATCGACtactggctccagcttcatatttaccatgcAGTCATGAGAGTATCAGTCCTATATTCCTTTAAGACTGGTGCTGCAAACAAACATAGTAAAATATAACttcatgcaaaagaaaaaaaaaatctaaccaATTCTTGACATTTTCACTAGTGGTTGACAATAGGCCACAAGGAAGTCGTGAATGATGTACTGTTGAGAAATTTGGCTGcagactgcagtgtttttaagcCTATTGGTTGTATTTTCCCTGCATGACCATGccagattttattttacttgcAACATGCAAACCTTCCTGAGTTCCCTTTTGTCATGTTTCCTTTTGTCAAAAGATGTTTGGGAAggtttgcattttctttcactCAGCTGGGAGCTGGCCAGTTCAACCACATTTTTCTCCTGCTGGTCACTGGATCACAGAGTACCACTGGGAGTTGATCGCCTTGCCTAAGCAAACCTAACATTTACATTGAGCAAAGCTGGTAAATAATTCTGATTTCCCCCCATGTGTAGGGATTTGAATCAAAGACCTTCTATGCTGAAGGTCCTTTCTAAAAGGTCGTTGTTGTCAGCCATGTCGACTTTTTATTACTTTGTTATGTAAGTAAACATTCAAAACCACAAGTTTTTTCTGTAATTATGATACCAAAGTTTAAACTGGGAGTTTCTTTCTTGGTGGTGAATGTGAGAGATTACAGTTTCATCTTAGAATGCTTCATCAATTTTGATGAGCCAAAacttttaaatataaaacatatcaAATTTTTCCTCACCCCAAAACACCTCAGCTGGAAGATCGACAGTAGTTAAGGTTTGTTTGAGATGGTAGGGTGTGGCCTCTGCACATGATGTCAGCTGGGTGAGGTGGTAgagtgcgtgcatgcatgcgtgcatgcgtgtgtgtgtgtgtgtgtgtgtgtgtgtgtgtgtgtgtgtgtgtgtgtgtgagagagagagagacagagagagtgtgtgtttcgATGGGCCTGATGAACAACATTCCAGAGAATAGACCAatccctctgtgtctgtgcgtgtgtatgtgcacatgtagGTATGTTTTATATAAACTAGGACATTTTTAAGTGATTACAGGGCAGAAGCTGATCCTTTTTCCCATTGCTGATACTAATGCAGATTCTCAGTAATCCAGTTTTCATACCATATTACACCCATTAAGGAGAGGGGTGAACACACAgttaataacagtaataatacaGAGTTTTATCCATGTACAGACATTTTTGAGACCAGAGATTTGACCCAATAACCGGATCAAATCAAATGTTAGAAATAGTACAAATAACAggataaatgtaaaatagtt
The window above is part of the Toxotes jaculatrix isolate fToxJac2 chromosome 18, fToxJac2.pri, whole genome shotgun sequence genome. Proteins encoded here:
- the si:ch211-157c3.4 gene encoding cell death-inducing p53-target protein 1, which encodes MSADGNKEPPPYIIPVEGQGDGVKVYHVHTPFTPPTSQEPTVYTSGGGGVGSGLESGDGRRKFVSYDTALGRTPGMTTCTSCQQQVMTNVTYKAGTYAWLMCLLFICCGLVLCCCLIPFFVKNFKDAYHTCPRCNRVLHVEKKKCCK